Proteins encoded within one genomic window of Bacteroides sedimenti:
- a CDS encoding tetratricopeptide repeat protein has translation MKCNFLFSSILFLASLVLNLSPIQAKDSEGISFFKAGFPKQAKSLLFQELKSNTNSAETCYFLGNVYFGESKKDSALYYYNKGLSFDAMSALNNIGLAKLQIKSNPTQAKEAIDNVLKGKNKKNVDLILEAGRAYLENGELVAANDYLTRAQNITRKYAPVFVLAGDIFEAKKDAGQACSMYQQAIYFDANCREAYIKYARAYRDVNTALAVEMLERLKVQEPGFSLANKELADLYYSKNDFDKASASYGDYIASGNYDSDDLKQYAMTLFLNKNYAKSLEIAQIGLKLNSTDPAFNRFAMYNYIELKRFDEAAVAADLFFNKSKNAQFSYFDYTYNGALLAEQKKYPEAIASFKKAIEVDSTKTNLLTTISDLYEKSGDQLGAIQTYESYVNTLSKQTPDQLIELGKKYYNFGNSQVAATAASKTAALVKADSLFAKVAELEPDNYRGVCWRARANAALDPETTKGIAKPYYEKTVEICLSKADERYNPVLVECYSYLGYWYLISGEKNKSNADYDKSKEYWNKILKIDPSNPTATKALEGLSGGKSKKR, from the coding sequence ATGAAATGTAACTTTCTTTTTTCTTCAATCCTTTTTTTGGCAAGTTTAGTATTAAATTTGTCTCCAATTCAAGCGAAGGATAGCGAAGGTATTTCTTTTTTTAAAGCTGGTTTCCCTAAGCAAGCTAAGTCACTCCTTTTTCAAGAGTTAAAGTCAAATACTAACTCTGCTGAAACTTGTTATTTCTTAGGGAATGTATATTTTGGGGAATCTAAAAAGGACTCTGCCTTATACTATTATAACAAAGGATTGTCATTCGATGCAATGAGTGCTTTGAATAACATCGGGTTAGCAAAGTTACAGATTAAATCAAATCCAACACAGGCTAAAGAAGCCATTGATAATGTGTTGAAAGGAAAAAACAAGAAAAATGTTGACCTTATTCTCGAAGCAGGTCGCGCTTATCTTGAAAACGGTGAACTTGTCGCAGCAAATGATTATTTGACAAGAGCACAGAATATCACAAGAAAATACGCTCCGGTATTTGTTTTAGCCGGTGATATTTTCGAAGCTAAAAAGGATGCTGGTCAGGCTTGCAGTATGTATCAACAAGCTATTTATTTCGATGCAAATTGTCGTGAAGCATACATTAAATATGCTCGTGCGTATCGTGATGTAAATACAGCATTAGCAGTGGAGATGTTGGAACGCTTGAAAGTTCAAGAGCCAGGATTCTCTCTAGCTAATAAAGAATTAGCAGACCTTTATTATTCAAAGAATGATTTTGATAAAGCATCTGCATCATATGGAGATTATATTGCTTCAGGAAACTACGATTCTGACGATTTAAAGCAGTATGCTATGACTCTTTTCTTAAATAAGAATTATGCAAAATCTCTTGAAATAGCACAAATCGGTTTGAAACTAAATTCTACTGACCCTGCTTTCAACCGTTTTGCTATGTATAACTATATAGAGTTGAAGCGTTTTGATGAAGCAGCTGTTGCTGCAGATCTTTTCTTTAACAAATCTAAAAACGCTCAATTCTCTTACTTCGATTACACCTATAATGGGGCTTTGCTTGCTGAGCAGAAGAAATATCCTGAAGCTATTGCTTCATTCAAAAAAGCTATTGAAGTAGATTCTACAAAAACTAATCTTTTGACAACCATTTCTGATCTTTATGAGAAGTCAGGTGATCAGTTGGGAGCAATTCAAACTTATGAATCTTATGTAAACACTCTGTCAAAACAGACTCCTGATCAATTGATTGAGTTAGGTAAGAAATATTATAATTTTGGCAATTCTCAAGTAGCGGCAACAGCTGCTTCAAAAACTGCAGCTCTTGTAAAAGCTGACAGCCTTTTTGCAAAAGTTGCTGAATTAGAACCTGATAACTATCGCGGTGTATGCTGGAGAGCAAGAGCAAATGCTGCTCTGGATCCAGAAACTACTAAAGGTATAGCAAAACCATATTACGAAAAAACTGTTGAAATCTGTTTGTCTAAAGCTGACGAACGTTATAACCCTGTGTTGGTTGAATGTTATAGTTATCTTGGTTACTGGTATTTGATTTCAGGTGAAAAGAATAAGAGTAATGCTGACTATGATAAATCCAAAGAATATTGGAATAAGATTCTGAAGATTGATCCTAGCAATCCAACTGCTACTAAGGCACTTGAAGGCTTAAGTGGTGGGAAATCTAAAAAGAGATAA
- a CDS encoding ExbD/TolR family protein encodes MAKVKVAKKDTFIDMTAMSDVTVLLLTFFMLTSTFVKKEPVKVTTPGSVSEIKIPEKNILSILINPEGKVFMALDKPDDMETALVALGGQYGVKFTPKQIANFRKNTTFGVPMKKMSAFLDLPEREQDEALKNEGIPTDSVDNQFKEWVKAAKTANPDLRIAIKADQNTPYSVIKNVMNSLQDIKENRYNLITSLKAGEGEKK; translated from the coding sequence ATGGCTAAAGTAAAAGTTGCAAAAAAGGACACGTTCATCGATATGACAGCGATGAGTGACGTTACTGTATTGCTCTTGACCTTCTTTATGTTGACTTCAACCTTCGTAAAAAAGGAACCAGTAAAAGTAACGACACCTGGGTCTGTTTCTGAAATTAAGATCCCAGAAAAGAATATTCTCTCTATACTCATAAATCCAGAAGGAAAAGTATTTATGGCTCTGGATAAACCTGATGATATGGAGACTGCTCTTGTAGCTCTGGGCGGGCAATATGGTGTGAAGTTTACACCCAAACAAATTGCGAATTTCAGAAAAAACACCACATTCGGTGTTCCGATGAAAAAAATGAGCGCTTTCTTAGACTTACCAGAAAGAGAACAGGATGAAGCCCTGAAGAATGAAGGTATACCTACAGATAGCGTTGACAATCAATTCAAAGAATGGGTGAAAGCTGCAAAAACAGCTAATCCAGATCTAAGAATTGCTATTAAGGCTGACCAGAATACTCCTTATTCTGTAATTAAGAATGTTATGAACTCACTTCAAGACATCAAAGAAAACAGATATAATCTGATCACTTCTTTGAAAGCTGGTGAAGGCGAAAAAAAATAG
- a CDS encoding MotA/TolQ/ExbB proton channel family protein, with the protein METTQKKSKKTSIKGIKNAGLVILACLIIAVCFYQFVLGNPDNFVNGDPNNHPLPGKLLGTMYKGGVIVPIILTMLFTVLSLSVERFIAIKSAYGKGSLTKFVANIKAALEKGDLKGAQEICDKQRGSVANVVGATLIKYAEMEKDTTLTKEQKLLAIQKELEEATALEMPMMTENLPIIASITTLGTLFGLLGTVIGMIRSFAALSAGGGADSTALSQGISEALINTACGIATGALAVISYNYYSNKIDKLTFSLDEVGFSIVQTFAASH; encoded by the coding sequence ATGGAAACTACTCAAAAAAAATCTAAGAAAACGTCTATCAAAGGTATTAAAAATGCAGGCCTTGTTATCCTTGCTTGTTTAATTATTGCTGTTTGTTTCTACCAGTTCGTATTAGGTAATCCTGATAACTTTGTAAATGGTGACCCAAATAATCACCCTCTTCCTGGTAAACTTTTAGGTACAATGTACAAAGGTGGTGTTATCGTGCCAATTATCTTAACAATGTTGTTTACAGTATTGTCATTGAGCGTTGAGCGTTTCATTGCTATTAAAAGTGCTTACGGTAAAGGTTCTTTGACTAAGTTCGTTGCAAACATCAAAGCTGCTTTGGAAAAAGGCGATCTTAAAGGTGCTCAAGAAATTTGTGACAAACAAAGAGGTTCAGTTGCAAATGTAGTTGGTGCTACTTTGATCAAATATGCTGAAATGGAAAAAGATACAACTTTGACTAAAGAACAGAAGTTATTAGCTATCCAGAAAGAACTTGAAGAAGCAACAGCTCTTGAAATGCCAATGATGACTGAAAACCTTCCTATCATTGCTTCTATTACAACATTAGGTACATTGTTCGGTCTTCTTGGTACTGTAATCGGTATGATCCGTTCATTTGCTGCTTTGTCTGCTGGTGGTGGTGCTGACTCTACTGCATTGTCTCAAGGTATTTCTGAAGCGTTGATTAATACTGCTTGCGGTATTGCTACAGGTGCATTAGCTGTTATCTCTTACAACTACTATTCAAACAAAATCGACAAATTAACATTTAGCCTTGACGAAGTAGGTTTCTCTATTGTACAGACATTTGCTGCATCTCACTAA
- a CDS encoding PstS family phosphate ABC transporter substrate-binding protein, protein MKMKSFKLLLILSLLLLCSCKESKPKDGWTDTLTSGTIPIAVDEGFKPIIEEERAVFEGFNQEVHIKPTYCSEVDAINKLLKDSVRLVISTRRLSSDEMESFTSRKFVPREVIMAYDGVGLIVNNQNPDTLITVDQVRKILTGKITKWNEIYPKSKLGNIQIVFDNSNSSTVRFAKDSICKGKPFAKKGIYAQKTNLQVFDYVSKTENAIGVIGVNWLGVRSDTTNLTFKTDVRVMAVSEENEATSANSYKPYQAYIALGNYPFIRTVYMLLNDPRMGLSTGFANFIGSDRGQRIILRSGLVPATQPLRIVNVKD, encoded by the coding sequence ATAAAAATGAAATCTTTCAAACTATTGTTGATATTGTCTCTTTTGCTTCTTTGTTCATGTAAGGAAAGTAAGCCAAAAGATGGGTGGACTGATACATTAACATCAGGAACTATTCCGATTGCTGTTGATGAAGGGTTTAAACCTATAATTGAAGAGGAACGTGCAGTGTTTGAAGGATTTAATCAGGAGGTTCATATAAAGCCTACCTATTGTAGCGAGGTTGATGCAATAAATAAATTATTAAAAGATAGTGTGCGGTTGGTTATTTCCACCCGCAGACTATCTTCAGATGAAATGGAATCCTTCACAAGCCGGAAATTCGTTCCTAGAGAAGTAATCATGGCTTATGATGGGGTTGGGTTAATTGTTAATAATCAAAATCCTGATACACTGATAACTGTTGATCAGGTAAGGAAAATTTTAACTGGTAAGATTACCAAGTGGAACGAAATTTACCCTAAATCAAAATTGGGTAATATTCAAATTGTTTTTGATAATTCAAACTCAAGCACTGTCCGTTTTGCAAAAGATTCAATTTGTAAGGGTAAACCTTTTGCTAAAAAAGGAATCTATGCTCAAAAAACAAATTTGCAAGTCTTTGATTATGTGTCAAAAACGGAAAATGCAATTGGGGTGATTGGTGTTAATTGGTTAGGAGTTAGAAGTGATACCACAAATTTGACTTTCAAAACTGATGTAAGAGTAATGGCTGTTAGCGAAGAAAACGAAGCCACCTCTGCAAATAGCTATAAACCTTATCAAGCCTACATTGCATTAGGTAATTATCCTTTTATACGCACTGTGTATATGCTGTTGAATGATCCCAGAATGGGCTTATCAACTGGGTTTGCCAATTTTATTGGATCCGATCGCGGTCAAAGGATAATTTTGAGATCTGGTTTGGTTCCTGCAACGCAACCGCTCCGTATTGTAAATGTTAAAGATTAA
- a CDS encoding ABC transporter ATP-binding protein — translation MVTIEELSFGYRNSKNKLFQDFSLSFEKGKVYGLLGKNGVGKSTLLYLMTGLLVSQKGRICFNKIDVTRRLPITLCDMYIVPEEFDLPSISFRNYVEYNKTFYPRFSMDDLHKYLECFELDMDVNLGALSMGQKKKVYMSFALATNTSLLLMDEPTNGLDIPAKSQFRKFIAMGMSDDKTIVISTHQVKDVDNLLDHVIILDQNKVLLNESVSHICQKLLFVEISSDEMADEALYVSPSIQGKSMILHNKDQEESAINLELLFNAILNNYAQINQYFNISIIK, via the coding sequence ATGGTAACAATAGAGGAGCTTTCTTTCGGATATAGAAATTCAAAGAACAAACTATTTCAAGACTTTTCACTTTCCTTCGAGAAAGGGAAGGTTTACGGGTTATTAGGAAAGAACGGGGTAGGTAAATCAACCCTTCTTTATTTAATGACAGGCCTTTTAGTGTCTCAGAAAGGCAGAATATGCTTTAATAAGATAGATGTTACTCGAAGGCTACCGATCACTCTCTGTGATATGTATATTGTTCCTGAGGAGTTCGATTTGCCCTCCATCTCTTTCAGGAATTATGTTGAATATAACAAAACATTCTATCCCCGTTTTAGTATGGACGATCTCCATAAATATCTTGAGTGTTTTGAGCTGGATATGGATGTTAACCTTGGTGCTCTTTCGATGGGGCAGAAAAAGAAAGTGTATATGAGTTTTGCTCTTGCAACAAATACTTCGCTACTGCTAATGGATGAACCGACCAATGGTTTGGATATCCCTGCTAAAAGCCAGTTCAGAAAGTTTATTGCTATGGGTATGAGTGACGATAAAACAATTGTAATTTCCACTCATCAGGTGAAAGATGTTGATAATCTACTGGATCATGTGATTATCCTAGATCAGAATAAAGTGTTGCTTAATGAATCTGTATCTCATATTTGCCAGAAACTTTTGTTTGTTGAGATTAGCAGTGATGAAATGGCTGATGAAGCTCTTTACGTTTCACCTTCGATACAAGGAAAAAGTATGATTTTGCATAATAAAGACCAGGAAGAATCTGCAATAAACCTAGAGCTGCTTTTTAATGCTATTTTAAATAATTATGCTCAAATAAATCAATATTTCAATATTTCAATAATAAAATAG
- a CDS encoding ExbD/TolR family protein — MSAEVEQKDSGKGKKGKQKKIKTRVDFTPMVDMNMLLITFFMLCTSLSKPQTMEISMPTNDKVADDQTTKVKESQAVTLILDENNKVYYYLGMFKAGDQSLLQETSYAPTGIREMLIKKNSEVVAKINDLKKQKADLKITQEEYIKKASEAKDSKDSPTVIIKATDKSTYKNLVDALDEMQICSISKYVIVPITDGEKALLAAKTGGASAVKN; from the coding sequence ATGAGTGCTGAAGTAGAACAAAAAGATAGCGGAAAAGGGAAAAAAGGCAAACAGAAAAAAATCAAGACCCGCGTCGACTTTACGCCGATGGTGGATATGAACATGTTGCTTATTACCTTCTTCATGCTTTGTACATCTTTGAGTAAACCTCAAACGATGGAGATCAGTATGCCAACAAATGATAAAGTTGCGGATGATCAAACGACTAAAGTAAAGGAATCTCAAGCCGTAACTTTAATCTTGGATGAAAATAATAAGGTTTACTATTATCTTGGTATGTTTAAAGCGGGTGATCAATCTTTGCTGCAAGAAACTTCTTATGCTCCTACTGGTATAAGAGAGATGTTAATAAAGAAAAACAGCGAAGTAGTTGCTAAAATCAATGATCTGAAGAAACAAAAAGCCGATTTAAAGATTACTCAGGAAGAATATATAAAGAAGGCTTCTGAAGCGAAGGATTCAAAGGATTCTCCAACAGTAATTATTAAAGCAACAGATAAATCAACATACAAAAATCTTGTTGATGCTCTTGATGAAATGCAGATTTGCAGTATAAGTAAGTATGTAATTGTTCCAATCACAGATGGCGAAAAAGCTTTGTTAGCTGCTAAGACTGGTGGTGCAAGTGCAGTTAAAAATTAA
- a CDS encoding GntR family transcriptional regulator: MNFKENKAIYLQIADRICDEIILGQYAEEERIPSVREYASIVEVNANTIMRSFDHLQSQGIIYNKRGIGYFVSPGAKKMILAIRKERFLKDDIEWFFRQIYTLGIPFTELEAMYLEFSKKQNS, from the coding sequence ATGAACTTTAAAGAGAACAAAGCCATATATCTACAAATTGCCGACAGAATTTGTGATGAGATTATTCTGGGACAATATGCTGAAGAGGAAAGAATACCTTCGGTGCGTGAGTATGCTTCTATTGTAGAAGTTAATGCAAATACAATCATGCGTTCTTTTGATCATCTTCAGTCACAGGGAATTATCTATAACAAGCGAGGAATCGGTTATTTTGTCTCTCCAGGTGCAAAAAAAATGATTCTTGCCATCCGTAAGGAACGTTTCCTGAAAGATGATATCGAATGGTTTTTTCGTCAGATTTATACGCTCGGAATCCCGTTTACGGAATTGGAGGCTATGTATCTTGAGTTTAGTAAGAAACAAAA
- a CDS encoding energy transducer TonB, whose protein sequence is MAKINLASEEWCDLIFQGRNRGYGAYKMRMDAPKRHNWSMLIIVALTIFIVAVPELIKLATPKQEEKMTEVTQLSKLDEAEVKDKKLNKVEPIAPPPPPLKSSIKFVAPKIAKDEEVRDEDQMKSQEQLQESKVTISIADVKGNDEVHGKDIAEIKQVVTQAPVEEVEEKPYTAVEQMPQFPGGETELLKYIFDHLKYPTISQENGVQGKVYIRFVVSKTGAVKDAQVMRSLDPYCDKEALRVIRSLPNWIPGKQNGVNVPVYYVVPITFKLQ, encoded by the coding sequence ATGGCAAAAATAAATTTAGCTTCTGAAGAATGGTGTGACTTAATATTTCAAGGAAGAAATAGAGGATACGGCGCATATAAAATGCGTATGGATGCTCCGAAGAGACATAACTGGTCTATGCTGATTATTGTCGCTTTGACCATCTTCATTGTAGCTGTACCTGAATTAATCAAATTAGCCACGCCTAAACAGGAAGAAAAAATGACTGAGGTTACCCAGCTGTCAAAGTTGGACGAAGCCGAGGTAAAAGACAAAAAATTAAACAAGGTTGAACCAATTGCTCCTCCTCCTCCTCCTTTAAAGAGCTCTATCAAATTCGTTGCTCCAAAAATTGCGAAAGACGAAGAAGTTAGAGATGAAGATCAGATGAAGAGTCAGGAACAATTGCAAGAGTCAAAGGTAACTATTTCTATTGCTGACGTAAAAGGTAACGACGAAGTTCATGGCAAGGATATTGCTGAAATTAAACAAGTTGTAACTCAGGCTCCAGTTGAGGAGGTCGAAGAAAAACCTTATACTGCTGTAGAACAGATGCCTCAGTTCCCTGGTGGTGAAACTGAATTGTTGAAATACATCTTTGATCACTTGAAGTATCCTACAATTTCTCAGGAAAATGGTGTTCAAGGTAAGGTATATATCCGATTCGTTGTTTCAAAAACAGGTGCTGTTAAAGATGCTCAGGTAATGCGTTCATTAGATCCATATTGTGATAAGGAAGCGCTTCGCGTGATCCGTTCTCTTCCGAACTGGATTCCTGGAAAACAAAATGGTGTGAACGTTCCTGTTTATTATGTAGTGCCAATTACCTTTAAACTGCAATAA